In Polyodon spathula isolate WHYD16114869_AA chromosome 27, ASM1765450v1, whole genome shotgun sequence, one DNA window encodes the following:
- the LOC121301380 gene encoding AN1-type zinc finger protein 6-like: MAQETNQTQVPTLCAMGCGFYGNPRTNGMCSVCYKEHLQRQQGRSSPPAASSSPSVVSGCGALGESTPVQCTEGSPESEESETSTPSPVTQQMTAMSISRDDSMTELERGDKEAEQQQQQEEEEEGGAAKSTGCPVAVLEAVQCSSEGEEKTPDKTKKKNRCYICRKKLGLTGFDCRCGNLFCGIHRYSDEHGCPYDYRSEAAEKIRKENPIVVAEKIQKL, encoded by the exons ATGGCACAGGAGACCAACCAGACGCAGGTGCCCACGCTGTGTGCCATGGGCTGTGGCTTTTACGGAAACCCACGTACCAACGGCATGTGCTCCGTCTGCTACAAGGAGCACCTGCAGAGGCAGCAGGGCCGGAGCAGCCCCCCAG cagcctcctcctccccctcGGTGGTCAGTGGGTGCGGTGCCTTGGGGGAGAGCACCCCAGTCCAGTGCACAGAGGGGAGCCCCGAGTCTGAAGAGAGCGAGACCAG CACCCCCAGTCCCGTCACTCAGCAGATGACAGCGATGAGCATCTCCCGGGACGACAGCATGACTGAGCTGGAGCGAGGGGACAAGgaggcagagcagcagcagcagcaggaggaggaggaggagggaggagcagCCAAATCAACAG GTTGCCCCGTTGCAGTTTTGGAAGCGGTGCAGTGTTCCTCTGAAGGGGAGGAGAAGACACCAGACAAGACGAAGAAAAAGAACAGGTGCTATATCTGTAGGAAGAAGCTGGGTCTGACAG GATTCGATTGCCGCTGCGGGAACCTGTTCTGCGGGATCCATCGCTACTCTGACGAGCACGGCTGCCCGTACGACTACAGGTCAGAGGCAGCAGAGAAGATTCGCAAGGAGAACCCCATTGTGGTGGCAGAGAAGATCCAGAAACTGTGA